In a genomic window of Thermoanaerobaculia bacterium:
- a CDS encoding NAD-dependent deacylase encodes MISVFDRLVAALRSASRVSVLTGAGVSAESGIATFRGAGGLWEGHRIEEVATPEAFAEDPERVWRFYEMRRRNARDARPNPGHEALAAMEGRFSEFLLATQNVDGLHRRAGSRNLVELHGSIARRYCVQCRRTEEDLEPLEMLPPVCPGCGGMQRPDIVWFGEPLPVAGWADAQDAARSAEVYLVVGTSAEVYPAAGLALVAADAGAAVFEINPAETALSPVFAGAIREPSGVALPRVVDALGGRTA; translated from the coding sequence GTGATATCCGTCTTCGACCGGCTCGTTGCCGCTCTCCGCTCCGCCTCCCGCGTCTCGGTCCTGACCGGCGCGGGCGTCTCGGCGGAATCCGGCATCGCGACGTTCCGCGGCGCGGGCGGGCTCTGGGAGGGACACCGGATCGAGGAAGTCGCCACTCCCGAGGCGTTCGCGGAGGATCCGGAGCGGGTCTGGCGGTTCTACGAGATGCGGCGGCGAAACGCCCGCGACGCGCGTCCGAATCCCGGGCACGAAGCGCTCGCGGCGATGGAGGGGCGATTCTCCGAGTTCCTGCTCGCGACGCAGAACGTGGACGGTCTTCACCGCCGCGCCGGGAGCCGGAACCTCGTCGAGCTCCATGGATCGATCGCGCGGCGGTACTGCGTCCAGTGCCGGCGCACGGAAGAGGACCTCGAGCCGCTCGAAATGCTGCCACCGGTCTGTCCCGGATGCGGCGGCATGCAGCGCCCCGACATCGTCTGGTTCGGGGAGCCGCTCCCGGTGGCGGGCTGGGCGGACGCGCAGGATGCGGCCCGGTCGGCCGAGGTCTATCTCGTCGTCGGAACGTCGGCCGAGGTCTATCCCGCCGCAGGGCTGGCGCTCGTTGCGGCCGACGCGGGAGCCGCGGTCTTCGAGATCAACCCCGCCGAGACGGCCCTCTCGCCTGTGTTCGCGGGGGCGATCCGCGAGCCTTCCGGCGTCGCCCTGCCGCGGGTCGTCGACGCGCTCGGCGGGCGGACCGCGTAG